One Amycolatopsis sp. NBC_00355 genomic window carries:
- the cei gene encoding envelope integrity protein Cei: MASGNGIGDRAARPYRRHKPLPALIVIGVLALGAIIVWINAAVGKGDVDEAVRCDPTASPPPGVTFSTLPHNALDDRAPVPPDKVPVTVLNASSTRGQGSITTTALRELGFTNTGEPANDPAYENRVAKCRGQIRFGENGRTAARTLALVVPCAELVQDNRKDTSVDLVTGSNFGDIRPRAEARQVLTQLADWSKTHQGGGGNEQSAGAQAPVIDQTLLASARDVQC, encoded by the coding sequence GTGGCGTCGGGGAACGGCATCGGGGACCGTGCGGCGCGGCCGTACCGCAGGCACAAGCCGCTGCCGGCGCTGATCGTCATCGGCGTGCTGGCGCTCGGCGCGATCATCGTGTGGATCAACGCCGCGGTCGGCAAGGGCGACGTCGACGAGGCCGTCCGGTGCGACCCCACGGCCAGCCCGCCGCCGGGTGTCACGTTCAGCACACTCCCCCACAACGCCCTCGACGACCGCGCGCCGGTCCCGCCGGACAAGGTCCCGGTGACGGTCCTCAACGCGTCGAGCACCCGCGGGCAGGGCAGCATCACGACGACCGCGCTGCGCGAGCTCGGGTTCACCAACACCGGCGAGCCGGCCAACGACCCCGCCTACGAGAACCGCGTGGCGAAGTGCCGCGGCCAGATCCGCTTCGGCGAGAACGGCCGCACCGCGGCCCGCACGCTCGCCCTCGTGGTGCCGTGCGCCGAGCTGGTCCAGGACAACCGCAAGGACACGAGCGTCGACCTCGTCACCGGCAGCAACTTCGGCGACATCCGCCCGCGCGCCGAGGCCCGCCAGGTCCTCACCCAGCTCGCGGACTGGTCCAAGACCCACCAGGGCGGCGGCGGCAACGAGCAGTCGGCGGGCGCCCAGGCCCCGGTGATCGACCAGACGCTGCTGGCCTCGGCCCGCGACGTCCAGTGCTGA
- a CDS encoding alpha/beta fold hydrolase: MLLPGTGSDEVFVRAVFAGPLRALGVPLLTPPPPPGAELADGYLEILDALADEHGELLVGGISFGAHLAAEWAVRNPGRCGGLLAALPAWNGDPGLAPASQAATLSADLVARSGVDAALAHTAGSPDWLRAELDRAWRRHGDGLAAGLRVASARPSPSLAELAGLDVPAGVGTCTDDPIHPTKVASEWAAALPRASLGETTLAALGADRESLGRATVLAFLRACQSP; the protein is encoded by the coding sequence GTGCTGCTCCCCGGCACCGGCTCCGACGAGGTGTTCGTCCGCGCGGTCTTCGCCGGTCCGCTGCGCGCCCTCGGCGTCCCGCTGCTCACCCCACCCCCGCCACCAGGGGCGGAGCTCGCCGACGGCTACCTGGAGATCCTCGACGCGCTGGCGGACGAACACGGCGAACTGCTCGTCGGCGGCATTTCGTTCGGCGCCCACCTGGCCGCCGAGTGGGCCGTGCGCAATCCGGGCCGTTGCGGGGGCCTGCTGGCCGCGCTCCCGGCCTGGAACGGCGATCCGGGCCTGGCACCCGCATCGCAGGCCGCGACGCTGTCGGCGGATCTGGTGGCCCGTTCCGGGGTCGACGCCGCGCTGGCGCACACCGCCGGCAGCCCGGACTGGCTGCGGGCGGAACTCGACCGCGCGTGGCGCCGCCACGGCGACGGCCTGGCGGCGGGCCTGCGCGTCGCTTCGGCCCGCCCGTCACCGTCGCTGGCCGAGCTGGCGGGGCTGGACGTCCCGGCGGGCGTCGGCACGTGCACCGACGACCCGATACACCCGACGAAAGTCGCATCCGAGTGGGCCGCGGCGCTGCCCCGCGCGTCCCTCGGCGAGACGACGCTGGCCGCGCTGGGCGCCGACCGCGAGTCCCTGGGCCGCGCGACCGTGCTCGCCTTCCTCCGGGCGTGCCAAAGTCCGTGA
- the ppgK gene encoding polyphosphate--glucose phosphotransferase, which yields MVEATRRGFGIDIGGSGIKGALVDLDRGQLIGDRIRIETPKPSTPSAVADVVAEIVTQAGWDGPVGVTLPAVVKKGVAHTAANIDKQWIGTDADALFAKRLGVGVDQVAMLNDADAAGMAEIRFGDPVARTGVTALLTFGTGIGSAVFQDGKLVPNTEFGHLEIDGHDAEKRAAASVKDNEGLTYPEWSKRVHRYLTVLENLIWPDLFIVGGGVSKKAEKWVPLLDIRTPVLVASLQNNAGIVGAAAAAAEGIQH from the coding sequence GTGGTGGAGGCGACCCGCCGAGGTTTCGGCATCGACATCGGCGGCAGCGGGATCAAGGGCGCGTTGGTCGACCTGGACCGGGGGCAGCTCATCGGCGACCGGATCCGGATCGAGACGCCCAAGCCGTCCACCCCGTCGGCGGTGGCGGACGTCGTCGCGGAGATCGTCACCCAGGCCGGCTGGGACGGCCCGGTCGGCGTGACGCTGCCGGCGGTGGTGAAGAAGGGTGTCGCGCACACCGCGGCCAACATCGACAAGCAGTGGATCGGCACCGACGCCGACGCGCTGTTCGCCAAGCGGCTCGGGGTGGGCGTCGACCAGGTCGCGATGCTCAACGACGCCGACGCGGCCGGCATGGCCGAGATCCGCTTCGGCGATCCCGTCGCGCGCACCGGCGTCACGGCGCTGCTCACCTTCGGCACCGGCATCGGCAGCGCGGTGTTCCAGGACGGCAAGCTCGTCCCGAACACCGAGTTCGGTCACCTGGAGATCGACGGCCACGACGCGGAGAAGCGCGCCGCCGCCTCGGTGAAGGACAACGAGGGCCTGACCTACCCCGAATGGTCCAAGCGCGTGCACCGTTATCTGACCGTGCTGGAGAACCTGATCTGGCCGGATCTGTTCATCGTCGGCGGCGGGGTCAGCAAGAAGGCCGAGAAATGGGTGCCGCTGCTGGACATCCGCACGCCGGTCCTGGTGGCGTCGCTGCAGAACAACGCCGGGATCGTCGGCGCGGCGGCCGCCGCGGCCGAGGGCATCCAGCACTAG
- a CDS encoding potassium channel family protein, which produces MHVVIMGCGRVGASLAAALERLGHEVAVIDKNQQAFRRLGSDFHGQQVVGVGFDRKVLIEAGIERAGAFAAVSSGDNSNIISARVARENFGIEHVVARIYDHKRAAVYERLGIPTVATVPWTTDRFLRTLLPDGVASAWRDPSGNVAILQLPLHEGWVGHSVKSLQEASGARVAFIMRFGTAVLPEPRTVLQADDDVWVAARSGTVSDVGSVANREPEDEA; this is translated from the coding sequence GTGCACGTGGTGATCATGGGATGCGGCCGGGTAGGCGCGTCCCTGGCCGCTGCGCTGGAGCGGCTCGGCCACGAGGTGGCCGTCATCGACAAGAACCAGCAGGCGTTCCGCAGGCTGGGCAGCGACTTCCACGGCCAGCAGGTCGTCGGGGTCGGGTTCGACCGCAAGGTGCTGATCGAAGCCGGGATCGAGCGGGCCGGCGCGTTCGCCGCGGTGTCCAGCGGCGACAACTCCAACATCATCTCGGCGCGGGTCGCGCGCGAGAACTTCGGCATCGAGCACGTCGTGGCGCGGATCTACGACCACAAGCGCGCGGCCGTCTACGAGCGGCTGGGCATCCCGACGGTGGCGACCGTGCCGTGGACGACCGACCGGTTCCTGCGCACCCTGCTGCCGGACGGGGTCGCGTCGGCGTGGCGGGACCCGTCGGGCAACGTCGCGATCCTGCAGCTGCCGCTGCACGAGGGCTGGGTCGGGCACTCCGTGAAGTCCCTGCAGGAGGCGAGCGGCGCGCGGGTGGCGTTCATCATGCGCTTCGGCACCGCCGTGCTGCCGGAACCCAGGACCGTGCTGCAGGCCGACGACGACGTGTGGGTGGCCGCGCGCTCCGGCACCGTCAGCGACGTGGGCAGTGTGGCCAACCGCGAACCGGAGGACGAGGCATGA
- a CDS encoding DUF3093 domain-containing protein, translating into MGESAKTASSAAVRHSERLYVPWWGWPLPVLGAILLAAEIDLGYPGIRAWLPYVIALPVVVALLLSLGKSRIRVTGGDEPELWVGDAHLPLRYVGEVEIFDKDAKRKALGRDGDPAAYVLHRGWVGPAVRIRLTDPADPTPYWLFSTRHPGKVAELLKGA; encoded by the coding sequence GTGGGTGAATCAGCGAAGACGGCCTCGAGCGCCGCAGTCCGGCACTCCGAGCGGCTCTACGTCCCGTGGTGGGGCTGGCCGCTGCCGGTCCTGGGCGCGATCCTCTTGGCGGCCGAGATCGACCTCGGCTACCCCGGGATCCGGGCGTGGCTGCCGTACGTGATCGCGCTGCCGGTCGTGGTGGCGCTGCTGCTGTCGCTCGGCAAGTCCCGGATCCGCGTCACCGGCGGCGACGAGCCCGAGCTGTGGGTGGGCGACGCCCACCTGCCGCTGCGCTACGTCGGCGAGGTGGAGATCTTCGACAAGGACGCCAAGCGCAAGGCGCTCGGGCGCGACGGCGACCCCGCGGCGTACGTGCTGCACCGCGGCTGGGTCGGCCCGGCCGTGCGGATCCGGCTCACCGACCCCGCGGACCCGACGCCGTACTGGCTGTTCAGCACCCGGCACCCGGGCAAGGTCGCCGAGCTGCTCAAGGGCGCCTGA
- a CDS encoding OB-fold nucleic acid binding domain-containing protein, with product MSAKDGGYFSRLVRKLTSDVEDLDADEMSMRSDAEGAQRACDCRSGEEVTVMGRLRSVELCPTNEAATLEAELFDGTQGVTLIWLGRRRIAGIEPGRTIKVRGRMATRDGQKVLYNPYYELQSPVS from the coding sequence ATGTCCGCCAAAGACGGCGGCTACTTCAGCCGGTTGGTTCGCAAGCTGACCAGCGACGTCGAGGATCTCGACGCCGACGAGATGTCGATGAGGTCGGACGCCGAAGGCGCGCAGCGCGCCTGCGACTGCCGCTCCGGCGAAGAGGTCACCGTGATGGGGAGACTCCGCAGCGTCGAGCTCTGCCCGACCAACGAAGCCGCCACCCTGGAGGCGGAGCTGTTCGACGGGACACAGGGCGTGACGCTAATCTGGCTCGGCCGCCGCCGGATCGCGGGCATCGAACCGGGCCGGACGATCAAGGTGCGGGGCCGGATGGCGACGCGTGACGGCCAGAAGGTGCTGTACAACCCCTATTACGAACTCCAGAGCCCAGTGAGTTGA
- a CDS encoding DUF3710 domain-containing protein: MGIFGRKRRTEGGSAGRHAAPDADDTIEDESFSEDSELSDVSDGPFDVADFEDDGVPRIDLGSVKVPVPDGSQVQVEMDPETGGVRAVHVVTEQGQITVSAYAAPRTGGLWREVSAELADQLRADGAKVNIGRGVWGLEISAIVGDVSLRFVGIDRPRWMLRGVIAGPQSEAAAAVEVLRDIVRRTIVDRGDAPMPVRTPLTITLPDAVAEHIAAQQQG; the protein is encoded by the coding sequence GTGGGGATTTTCGGACGCAAGCGGCGGACCGAGGGCGGGTCCGCGGGACGGCACGCCGCGCCCGATGCCGACGACACGATCGAGGACGAGTCGTTCTCGGAGGACTCCGAGCTGTCGGACGTCTCCGACGGCCCGTTCGACGTCGCGGACTTCGAGGACGACGGCGTCCCGCGGATCGACCTCGGCTCGGTGAAGGTGCCGGTGCCCGACGGGTCGCAGGTCCAGGTCGAGATGGACCCGGAGACCGGCGGCGTGCGGGCCGTGCACGTCGTCACCGAGCAGGGCCAGATCACGGTCAGCGCGTACGCCGCGCCGCGCACCGGCGGGCTGTGGCGGGAGGTCAGCGCCGAGCTGGCCGACCAGCTGCGGGCCGACGGCGCCAAGGTCAACATCGGCCGCGGCGTGTGGGGCCTGGAGATCTCGGCCATCGTCGGCGACGTCTCGCTGCGCTTCGTCGGCATCGACCGGCCGCGCTGGATGCTGCGCGGCGTCATCGCCGGGCCGCAGTCGGAGGCCGCGGCGGCGGTGGAGGTGCTCCGGGACATCGTCCGGCGCACGATCGTCGACCGCGGTGACGCGCCGATGCCGGTCCGGACGCCGCTGACCATCACGCTCCCGGACGCGGTCGCCGAGCACATCGCCGCCCAGCAGCAGGGCTAG
- a CDS encoding inositol monophosphatase family protein gives MTDVGVDESLLKSVAVQVATEAAELVREAWAGMAAGRSVAVDTKSADTDVVTAVDHESERLVRARLAELRPGEPVLGEEGGGTAGDDGVTWVVDPIDGTVNFLYGLPWFGVSVAAQIGGVSVAGAVVEPASGRVWSAARGRGAWLDGRRLGVSAPSRLELTLVGTGFAYSAERRSRQARFAAELLGRVRDIRRNGAASLDLCAVAAGWLDAYVEHGLHRWDWAAGALIAAEAGARVVLPGAAPDLGADATYAAAPSVAEALRTALGECGAADV, from the coding sequence ATGACGGACGTGGGAGTTGACGAGTCGTTGCTGAAAAGCGTCGCGGTGCAGGTCGCGACGGAGGCCGCCGAGCTGGTCCGCGAGGCCTGGGCCGGGATGGCGGCGGGCCGGTCGGTCGCCGTGGACACCAAGTCCGCGGACACCGACGTGGTCACCGCCGTCGACCACGAGTCGGAGCGGCTCGTCCGCGCCCGGCTCGCCGAACTGCGGCCCGGCGAGCCGGTGCTGGGCGAGGAGGGCGGCGGGACCGCGGGCGACGACGGCGTCACGTGGGTCGTCGACCCGATCGACGGCACCGTCAACTTCCTCTACGGCCTGCCGTGGTTCGGGGTGTCCGTCGCCGCGCAGATCGGCGGGGTGTCGGTGGCCGGCGCCGTCGTCGAGCCGGCGAGCGGCCGCGTGTGGTCGGCCGCGCGCGGGCGGGGTGCGTGGCTCGACGGCCGCCGGCTGGGCGTCTCGGCGCCGTCGCGGCTGGAGCTGACGCTCGTCGGGACCGGGTTCGCGTACTCGGCGGAGCGGCGCTCGCGGCAGGCGCGGTTCGCGGCGGAACTGCTCGGGCGGGTGCGCGACATCCGCCGCAACGGGGCGGCGTCGCTCGACCTGTGCGCGGTCGCGGCGGGCTGGCTGGACGCCTACGTCGAGCACGGCCTGCACCGCTGGGACTGGGCCGCGGGCGCGCTGATCGCGGCGGAGGCGGGCGCGCGGGTCGTGCTGCCGGGCGCGGCGCCGGACCTCGGCGCGGACGCGACGTACGCGGCGGCGCCGTCGGTCGCGGAGGCGCTCCGGACGGCGCTGGGGGAGTGCGGGGCCGCGGACGTCTGA
- a CDS encoding DUF3159 domain-containing protein: MTDPAPSEKKTDDSGDSDEPQPTLLEQMGGVSGLIYSSLPVIVFVLANSFFGLTAAIWTSIGSAVAITVLRLVRKEPLQPAISGFFGVAIAAFIAYRTGSAKGFFLFGIYASLVYCGIFVLSVVVRYPIAGVVWNMLNGTGQTWRKDKPSRYGYDVATLAMAAIFAARFVVQRWLYQEDYTGWLAFAKIAMGYPLYALGLLVVVWAVRRSDKRLKAMAEDEPAPETDAEVEARLREKYAAPEA, translated from the coding sequence GTGACTGATCCCGCCCCGAGCGAGAAGAAGACCGACGACTCCGGCGACTCCGATGAACCGCAGCCGACCCTGCTCGAGCAGATGGGCGGCGTGTCCGGCCTGATCTACTCGTCGCTGCCGGTGATCGTGTTCGTCCTGGCGAACTCTTTCTTCGGCCTGACCGCGGCCATCTGGACCTCGATCGGCAGCGCGGTGGCGATCACCGTGCTGCGGCTGGTGCGCAAGGAGCCGCTGCAGCCGGCGATCTCCGGCTTCTTCGGCGTCGCCATCGCGGCGTTCATCGCCTACCGCACCGGGTCCGCGAAGGGGTTCTTCCTCTTCGGGATCTACGCGAGCCTCGTCTACTGCGGCATCTTCGTGCTGTCGGTGGTGGTGCGCTACCCGATCGCGGGCGTCGTCTGGAACATGCTCAACGGCACCGGCCAGACGTGGCGCAAGGACAAGCCGTCCCGCTACGGCTATGACGTCGCCACACTGGCCATGGCGGCGATCTTCGCGGCCCGGTTCGTCGTGCAGCGGTGGCTCTACCAGGAGGACTACACCGGCTGGCTGGCCTTCGCGAAGATCGCCATGGGCTACCCGCTCTACGCGCTGGGCCTGCTGGTGGTCGTCTGGGCCGTGCGCCGGTCCGACAAGCGCCTCAAGGCGATGGCCGAGGACGAACCGGCGCCGGAGACCGACGCCGAGGTCGAAGCCCGGCTCCGCGAAAAGTACGCGGCCCCCGAGGCCTGA
- a CDS encoding DUF4193 domain-containing protein, with protein sequence MATDYDAPRRSEADELAEDSLEELKARRNENQSGVVDVDEDATAENFELPGADLSGLSGEDMTVKVVPKQADEFTCSVCFLVHHRSRLAEESGGRLICRDCA encoded by the coding sequence ATGGCTACCGACTACGACGCTCCGCGCCGCAGCGAAGCCGACGAGCTGGCCGAAGACTCGTTGGAGGAGCTCAAGGCCCGGCGGAACGAGAACCAGTCCGGCGTCGTCGACGTCGACGAGGACGCGACCGCCGAGAACTTCGAGCTGCCGGGTGCCGACCTCTCCGGGCTTTCCGGTGAGGACATGACCGTGAAGGTGGTGCCGAAGCAGGCGGACGAGTTCACCTGCTCCGTCTGCTTCCTGGTGCACCACCGCAGCAGGCTGGCCGAGGAGAGCGGTGGACGCCTGATCTGCCGCGACTGCGCCTGA
- a CDS encoding RNA polymerase sigma factor — MAAARTATRGGTKTATAAGEPAEEAATGTAKPAARKTTTAKKAPAKKAPAKKPGTKGEDGEPDGPEGIEGELDSPDLADLEEVEVEVDVVDETVNDTPDADDDDDEESDEETPAQRRRGAAADKAAAAKSSDNPDFVWDEEESEALRQARKDAELTASADSVRAYLKQIGKVALLNAEEEVELAKRIEAGLYAAERVRTAEEEGEKLVTQMRRDLKWIVRDGERAKNHLLEANLRLVVSLAKRYTGRGMAFLDLIQEGNLGLIRAVEKFDYTKGYKFSTYATWWIRQAITRAMADQARTIRIPVHMVEVINKLGRIQRELLQDLGREPTPEELAKEMDISPEKVLEIQQYAREPISLDQTIGDEGDSQLGDFIEDSEAVVAVDAVSFTLLQDQLQSVLQTLSEREAGVVRLRFGLTDGQPRTLDEIGQVYGVTRERIRQIESKTMSKLRHPSRSQVLRDYLD; from the coding sequence GTGGCAGCCGCAAGAACCGCAACCCGAGGCGGGACGAAGACAGCGACCGCAGCCGGCGAGCCGGCCGAAGAGGCAGCCACCGGGACGGCGAAGCCAGCGGCGCGCAAGACCACCACTGCCAAAAAGGCTCCGGCCAAGAAGGCACCGGCGAAGAAGCCCGGGACCAAGGGCGAGGACGGCGAGCCCGACGGTCCCGAGGGCATCGAAGGCGAGCTCGACTCGCCCGACTTGGCGGACCTGGAAGAGGTTGAAGTCGAGGTCGACGTCGTCGACGAGACGGTCAACGACACGCCGGACGCCGATGACGACGACGACGAGGAATCCGACGAGGAGACCCCGGCGCAGCGTCGTCGCGGCGCGGCCGCCGACAAGGCGGCCGCGGCCAAGAGCTCCGACAACCCGGACTTCGTCTGGGACGAGGAAGAGTCGGAGGCCCTGCGCCAGGCGCGCAAGGACGCCGAGCTCACCGCGTCGGCCGACTCCGTGCGTGCCTACCTCAAGCAGATCGGCAAGGTCGCGCTCCTGAACGCGGAGGAGGAGGTGGAGCTCGCCAAGCGGATCGAGGCCGGGCTCTACGCCGCCGAGCGGGTGCGCACCGCCGAAGAAGAGGGCGAAAAGCTCGTCACGCAGATGCGCCGCGACCTCAAGTGGATCGTGCGTGACGGCGAGCGGGCCAAGAACCACCTCCTGGAGGCGAACCTCCGGCTCGTGGTGTCGCTGGCCAAGCGCTACACCGGCCGCGGCATGGCGTTCCTGGACCTCATCCAGGAGGGCAACCTCGGCCTGATCCGCGCGGTGGAGAAGTTCGACTACACCAAGGGCTACAAGTTCTCGACGTACGCCACGTGGTGGATCCGCCAGGCGATCACCCGCGCGATGGCCGACCAGGCCCGCACCATCCGCATCCCGGTGCACATGGTCGAGGTCATCAACAAGCTCGGCCGCATACAGCGTGAGCTGCTCCAGGACCTCGGCCGCGAGCCGACCCCGGAAGAGCTGGCCAAGGAAATGGACATCTCCCCGGAGAAGGTCCTGGAGATCCAGCAGTACGCGCGTGAGCCGATCTCGCTCGACCAGACCATCGGCGACGAGGGCGACTCCCAGCTCGGTGACTTCATCGAAGACTCCGAGGCGGTCGTCGCGGTCGACGCGGTGTCGTTCACGCTGCTGCAGGACCAGCTCCAGTCGGTGCTGCAGACGCTGTCCGAGCGCGAGGCGGGCGTCGTCCGGCTGCGCTTCGGCCTCACGGACGGCCAGCCGCGCACGCTCGACGAGATCGGCCAGGTGTACGGGGTGACCCGGGAGCGCATCCGGCAGATCGAGTCGAAGACGATGTCGAAGCTGCGCCACCCGTCGCGGTCCCAGGTGCTGCGCGACTACCTGGACTGA
- a CDS encoding potassium channel family protein → MRVAIAGAGAVGRSIAAELIDGRHQVMLIEREADQFEPHTVEQADWVLGDACEVSILEESGIEQCDVVIAATGDDKANLVVSLLAKTEFAVKRVVARVNNPANEWLFTDAWGVDVAVSTPRMLAAMVEEAVSVGDLVRLMTFRQSNANLVELTLPEETPLAGKPVSELALPRDAALVTILRGDRVIVPQPEDPLEPGDELLFVATSDVEPEIRTALGY, encoded by the coding sequence ATGAGGGTCGCGATTGCCGGTGCGGGCGCCGTGGGCCGCTCGATCGCCGCCGAGCTGATCGACGGCCGGCACCAGGTGATGCTCATCGAGCGGGAGGCCGACCAGTTCGAGCCGCACACCGTCGAGCAGGCCGACTGGGTGCTCGGTGACGCCTGCGAGGTGTCGATCCTCGAGGAGTCCGGGATCGAGCAGTGCGACGTCGTGATCGCCGCGACCGGCGACGACAAGGCCAACCTCGTGGTGTCGCTGCTGGCGAAGACCGAGTTCGCGGTGAAGCGCGTCGTGGCCCGGGTGAACAACCCGGCCAACGAGTGGCTGTTCACCGACGCCTGGGGCGTCGACGTCGCGGTCTCGACCCCGCGGATGCTCGCGGCGATGGTCGAAGAGGCGGTCAGCGTCGGCGACCTCGTCCGGCTGATGACGTTCCGGCAGAGCAACGCGAACCTCGTCGAGCTCACCCTCCCGGAGGAGACGCCGCTGGCCGGGAAGCCGGTGAGCGAGCTGGCGCTCCCCCGCGACGCGGCGCTGGTGACCATCCTGCGCGGCGACCGCGTGATCGTGCCGCAGCCGGAGGATCCCCTGGAGCCGGGTGACGAGCTGCTGTTCGTGGCGACGTCCGACGTCGAGCCGGAGATCCGCACGGCCCTGGGCTACTGA
- the dut gene encoding dUTP diphosphatase, whose protein sequence is MSSVQVLLSRLDPDVPLPAYARPGDAGADLVTTSDIVLEPGERGVVGTGVAIALPRGYAGFVHPRSGLAARVGLSVVNTPGTIDAGYRGEIKVCLINHDPVHPVKLTRGDRIAQLIVQRVEHAEFVEVAELDATERGAGGYGSTGGHATLGADALAASAGAGEGTEK, encoded by the coding sequence GTGTCCAGCGTTCAGGTACTCCTCTCCCGGCTCGACCCGGATGTCCCGCTGCCCGCCTACGCCCGACCGGGCGACGCGGGCGCCGATCTCGTCACGACCTCGGATATCGTGCTCGAACCCGGGGAACGCGGGGTGGTCGGCACCGGCGTCGCGATCGCGCTCCCGCGGGGGTACGCGGGGTTCGTCCACCCCCGGTCGGGCTTGGCCGCCCGGGTCGGCCTCTCGGTGGTCAACACCCCGGGCACGATCGACGCGGGCTACCGGGGTGAGATCAAGGTCTGCCTGATCAACCACGACCCGGTGCACCCGGTGAAGCTCACGCGCGGCGACCGCATCGCCCAGCTGATCGTGCAGCGGGTCGAGCACGCGGAGTTCGTCGAGGTCGCCGAGCTCGACGCGACCGAACGGGGCGCCGGCGGCTACGGCTCCACCGGCGGACACGCCACACTGGGAGCAGACGCGCTCGCCGCGAGCGCCGGGGCTGGGGAAGGAACGGAGAAGTAG